One region of Xylanimonas ulmi genomic DNA includes:
- a CDS encoding DUF3566 domain-containing protein — MPPPPAPAPAKPAAGAQDGRVDAAEDTTASDGARAGAVKAARAALAAARDAARRVQGAGEDQPTNATPQAAGTPSSGAPSSGAKSAKAAGAARSGGASESQMHYTAGGVRLTADGGPGAGGQAAPGPAGAARPAASAPVSGPRRVRLTVSRVDPWSIMKLAFLLAVAIGIMTVVAAAVFWYVLDGLQVFDKVQQFINEVVGQQTNVDLTQFVAFDRVVSLATLVAVVNVVLLTALSTIMALLYNITAALVGGVHVTLTDD; from the coding sequence GTGCCCCCGCCGCCCGCGCCTGCGCCGGCCAAGCCGGCGGCCGGCGCCCAGGACGGCCGGGTGGACGCCGCGGAGGACACGACGGCGTCCGACGGCGCTCGTGCGGGCGCCGTCAAGGCGGCGCGTGCGGCGCTCGCCGCGGCCCGTGACGCCGCGCGGCGTGTTCAGGGCGCGGGCGAGGATCAGCCGACCAACGCCACACCCCAGGCGGCGGGGACGCCGTCGTCGGGGGCGCCGTCGTCGGGAGCGAAGTCGGCCAAGGCCGCCGGCGCCGCCCGATCGGGCGGCGCGAGCGAGTCCCAGATGCACTACACGGCGGGCGGCGTCCGCCTGACGGCCGACGGCGGCCCGGGCGCAGGCGGACAGGCGGCGCCAGGGCCCGCAGGCGCGGCGCGCCCCGCGGCGTCCGCGCCCGTCAGCGGGCCGCGCCGCGTGCGCCTCACGGTCTCGCGCGTCGACCCCTGGTCGATCATGAAGCTCGCGTTCCTGCTCGCCGTGGCGATCGGCATCATGACCGTGGTCGCGGCGGCGGTGTTCTGGTACGTGCTGGACGGGTTGCAGGTCTTCGACAAGGTGCAGCAGTTCATCAATGAGGTCGTCGGCCAGCAGACCAACGTGGACCTGACGCAGTTCGTCGCGTTCGACCGGGTGGTCTCGCTCGCAACCCTCGTCGCGGTCGTCAACGTGGTGCTGCTGACTGCGCTGTCGACCATCATGGCGCTGCTGTACAACATCACCGCCGCGCTCGTGGGCGGGGTGCACGTGACTTTGACGGACGACTGA
- a CDS encoding DLW-39 family protein: MKKLVLLLIAAAAGYTVWRRVSGGNAERDLWSEVTDALD; encoded by the coding sequence ATGAAGAAGCTGGTCTTGCTCCTGATCGCCGCTGCCGCGGGATACACCGTCTGGCGCCGGGTCTCCGGCGGCAACGCGGAGCGCGACCTGTGGTCGGAGGTTACGGACGCGCTCGACTGA
- a CDS encoding ATP-binding protein, whose amino-acid sequence METSQGPIEHVIARLRAAATDLSFVEVKKAAGGLPKDVWPTVSAFSNGDGGLIILGLDESAGFAPTQGFEAAAIRDGLSEGLRPRGGGESPGPVSPRPLGSIDIAVIDGASIVVADIEPLPAAMKPAFVTTQGKEGGTYERVGDGDRRMSTYGVFLLSTDGAQPRLDTEPVRGASLDDLDGEQLERFIARLRRRRPRSVADLASTVDILTRHNVLAPDGQTPTLAGLLAFGRYPQHSLPQAMVTFAVYPGRTKDVYVGETRMLDRRVIEGPIPAMVDDCVRAVLQNIQVRRVVVGAGARDEPEIPEVAIREAVTNALTHRDYSPWALGDQVRVELYPDRLEVTNPGGIWGGRRVLDLFDGSSRSRNAVLSAMLADVPMLDRDESVSENAGSGIPTMTGALGRAGLAAPRYLASVTSMTVVLDRHGLLNPETDQWLAGIGADSLEPDARRALVLVHRGYAVDNQVLRAQLAMDSADARAVLRGLVDEGWLQYPRRTDGAYREGQRLEAAKTLFPEPVGDVRLEGSLDERIIEALTPGPELSVHEIGERLGTTAGSLRPRLRVLVAQGAIVATAPPTSRSRRYRLARATT is encoded by the coding sequence ATGGAGACGAGCCAGGGGCCAATCGAGCACGTCATCGCGCGACTGCGCGCAGCGGCGACGGATCTCTCGTTCGTCGAGGTGAAGAAGGCGGCCGGAGGACTCCCCAAGGATGTCTGGCCGACAGTGAGCGCGTTCTCCAACGGCGACGGCGGGCTCATCATCCTCGGGCTCGACGAGTCGGCCGGCTTCGCTCCGACGCAGGGCTTCGAGGCCGCCGCCATTCGAGACGGGCTGAGTGAGGGCTTGCGGCCTCGTGGTGGAGGGGAGTCTCCGGGTCCGGTCAGCCCTCGGCCGCTGGGCTCGATCGACATTGCGGTCATCGACGGAGCATCGATCGTCGTCGCCGACATCGAGCCTCTACCGGCGGCGATGAAGCCCGCCTTCGTGACGACGCAAGGCAAGGAGGGCGGTACCTATGAGCGGGTCGGTGACGGCGATCGTCGGATGAGCACCTATGGCGTCTTCCTCCTCTCGACCGACGGCGCGCAGCCGCGCCTGGACACCGAGCCTGTCCGTGGCGCGTCCCTGGACGACCTCGACGGGGAACAGCTCGAACGGTTCATCGCCAGACTGCGTCGTCGTCGCCCGCGATCCGTTGCGGACCTGGCCTCCACGGTCGACATCCTGACGCGCCACAACGTGCTGGCCCCCGACGGACAGACCCCCACCCTTGCCGGACTGCTCGCCTTTGGACGCTACCCGCAGCACTCGCTCCCCCAGGCGATGGTCACGTTCGCGGTCTACCCAGGAAGGACAAAGGACGTCTACGTCGGTGAGACCCGCATGCTGGATCGCCGAGTGATCGAGGGCCCGATCCCGGCCATGGTCGACGACTGCGTCCGCGCGGTGCTGCAGAACATCCAGGTGCGGCGCGTCGTCGTCGGCGCCGGAGCCCGTGACGAACCAGAGATCCCTGAGGTGGCGATCCGTGAGGCCGTCACGAATGCGCTCACACACCGCGACTACAGCCCGTGGGCGCTGGGCGATCAGGTGCGCGTCGAGCTGTACCCCGATCGTCTTGAGGTCACGAACCCAGGAGGCATCTGGGGTGGACGCCGCGTGCTCGATCTCTTCGACGGGTCCTCGCGTTCCCGCAATGCCGTGCTCTCCGCCATGCTCGCCGACGTCCCGATGCTCGACCGTGACGAGTCCGTGTCCGAGAACGCGGGATCCGGGATTCCGACGATGACGGGCGCGCTCGGGCGCGCGGGGCTCGCCGCGCCCCGCTACCTCGCCTCCGTGACCTCGATGACGGTCGTGCTGGATCGGCACGGCCTGCTCAACCCGGAGACCGATCAGTGGCTCGCCGGCATCGGAGCCGACTCGCTTGAGCCGGACGCTCGCCGCGCGCTCGTGCTGGTTCACCGTGGCTACGCGGTCGACAACCAAGTCTTGCGGGCTCAACTTGCCATGGACTCCGCGGACGCACGGGCAGTCCTGCGCGGCCTGGTCGACGAGGGATGGCTCCAGTACCCCCGGCGAACGGACGGCGCCTATCGCGAGGGTCAGCGCCTCGAGGCTGCCAAGACCCTCTTCCCCGAGCCGGTGGGCGACGTCCGACTGGAGGGGTCCCTCGACGAGAGGATCATCGAAGCCCTGACCCCTGGACCAGAGCTGTCGGTCCACGAGATCGGAGAGCGGCTCGGCACGACCGCCGGGTCGCTTCGCCCACGACTGCGTGTCCTCGTGGCACAAGGGGCGATCGTCGCCACGGCACCGCCGACGAGCAGGAGCCGGCGGTACCGGCTCGCTCGCGCGACGACCTGA
- a CDS encoding citrate transporter gives MVIAQGILLLATFAALIYYCFKGGNLLIGFLVTSVLWCVIAQVPVATVVTDVFQASVGGYGGTIAIIVFGAWFGKVIVDTGIAGSIIKKVVELAGDKALLTTILLVVVCTAIFTSAFGVGSVMAIGMIVLPIMFSMGVRKNVALAAFMFSVAGGMWLNIAYVSQFYVFFGENLYQRSEYIRFALVATAIHVMIAIAFVVFHHIRSKTRVRLAWAAPAPSAISDATRSAPVYSFVVPFVPIVMVAIFKWQPVPSFLVGILLGMLLTGNLKSYRRLVDVAQKTLHDGISECGLLIGMLYGIVIFQAAAAQAAPILQHLLGGLIPSNPLVLALAFGVLAPLALFRGPLMIFGSGAATVAILQATGNFENWTMFALFLVMPVAVVANTCPTQSWGMWGLSYSKVEPRTYLATGVLWSWALALILEPVAYAMIGRLS, from the coding sequence GTGGTCATTGCGCAAGGGATTCTGCTGCTCGCGACATTCGCGGCGCTGATCTACTACTGCTTCAAAGGCGGGAACCTTCTCATCGGGTTCCTGGTCACCTCGGTGCTCTGGTGCGTCATCGCACAGGTGCCCGTCGCCACGGTTGTGACCGATGTCTTTCAAGCGTCGGTCGGCGGGTATGGCGGGACGATCGCGATCATCGTCTTCGGCGCGTGGTTCGGCAAGGTCATCGTCGACACCGGCATCGCCGGGTCGATCATCAAGAAGGTTGTCGAGCTCGCCGGCGACAAGGCCCTGCTCACGACAATCCTGCTCGTCGTCGTGTGCACCGCCATCTTCACCTCGGCGTTCGGCGTCGGCTCCGTGATGGCGATCGGCATGATCGTGTTGCCGATCATGTTCAGCATGGGCGTGCGGAAGAATGTGGCGCTGGCCGCGTTCATGTTCTCGGTGGCCGGCGGGATGTGGCTCAATATCGCGTACGTCTCCCAGTTCTACGTGTTCTTCGGGGAGAACCTCTACCAGCGATCCGAGTACATCAGGTTCGCCCTCGTCGCGACCGCCATTCACGTGATGATCGCGATCGCCTTTGTCGTCTTCCACCACATCCGCAGCAAGACGCGGGTGCGGCTCGCCTGGGCGGCTCCCGCGCCGAGCGCCATCTCCGACGCGACGCGGTCCGCGCCCGTCTACTCGTTCGTCGTGCCGTTCGTGCCGATCGTGATGGTCGCGATCTTCAAGTGGCAGCCCGTTCCGTCGTTCCTCGTCGGCATCCTGTTGGGCATGCTGCTGACGGGGAACCTGAAGAGTTACCGCCGTCTTGTGGACGTGGCTCAAAAGACCCTCCACGACGGCATCTCGGAGTGTGGTCTTCTCATCGGGATGCTGTATGGAATCGTGATCTTCCAGGCGGCCGCGGCGCAGGCGGCCCCCATCCTCCAGCACCTGCTCGGTGGGCTCATCCCGAGCAACCCCCTCGTCCTCGCGCTCGCCTTCGGCGTCCTGGCGCCACTCGCCCTCTTCCGGGGGCCGCTGATGATCTTCGGTTCGGGCGCCGCGACGGTCGCGATTCTCCAAGCCACAGGCAACTTCGAGAACTGGACGATGTTCGCGCTCTTCCTGGTCATGCCCGTCGCGGTCGTGGCGAACACCTGCCCGACGCAGTCGTGGGGCATGTGGGGACTGTCGTACTCGAAGGTTGAGCCGCGCACGTACCTGGCGACGGGCGTGCTGTGGTCGTGGGCGCTCGCGCTCATCCTTGAGCCGGTCGCCTACGCGATGATCGGACGCCTGTCGTGA
- a CDS encoding hydantoinase/oxoprolinase family protein, which produces MKVRIGIDVGGTHTKAVAIDADTNEILSKGTVMTTHHHPRGVAQGVVDAFQRCLENGDVDPSDVIFIAHSTTQATNALLEGDTAVVGVVGIGKRGLEGWLSRRQTEIRDIDLGTGKSIEVRSAFMTSKELTADSARGVVDELRRQGSQVIVASKAFGVDDPTEEELVGAAAQACALPTTTASAITKLYGLKTRTRTAALNASILPTMLTTANSTEAAVRSAGISVPLMIMRGDGGVMRIDEMRHKPILTMLSGPAASVVGALMYLRASNGIYFEVGGTSTNIGVIKDARPTVDYSVIGGHRTYVNSLDVRVLGVAGGSMVRASTGAITDVGPRSAHIADLPYAAFTDPDLLQGATLYRFQPRPGDPDDYLGVRLANGDCVTITTTCAANAAGVLSPGDFSTGSQKSARAAVGLLAAELGLTIEQTAKQILDRACAKITPVVDELIAKYKLEREQVVLVGAGGGAGTLLRHTGETTGLPYQIPDNADVISSIGVALAMVREMVQRTMPNPTAAEIVELKKEAASLALKAGAVEDTIELFLEIDDQTQTVTCIAVGSTEVRTTDLTRQATFDEARQMAAQSIGLSAAEVSLHADTGHYWVFGAQKEGRRPLRVVDRQAFIKVQRSNASCVLADTQDADAALRRAWSESGNYSMQIALQPDAFVLRGAKLVDYSGLPDVSQVADLMASEFADPSDEPFVILTARNEL; this is translated from the coding sequence GTGAAGGTTCGCATCGGCATCGACGTCGGTGGGACGCACACCAAAGCGGTGGCCATCGACGCGGACACCAACGAGATCCTGTCCAAAGGCACAGTGATGACGACCCACCACCATCCTCGTGGTGTGGCCCAGGGTGTCGTCGACGCGTTCCAACGGTGCCTGGAGAACGGGGACGTGGACCCGTCCGACGTCATCTTCATCGCGCACTCGACGACTCAGGCCACCAACGCGCTCCTTGAGGGTGACACCGCCGTCGTCGGGGTGGTGGGCATCGGCAAGCGCGGTCTGGAGGGATGGCTCAGCAGGAGGCAGACCGAGATCCGCGACATCGACCTCGGCACGGGCAAGTCCATCGAAGTGCGCTCCGCCTTCATGACGTCGAAGGAGTTGACGGCGGACAGCGCCCGGGGCGTCGTCGACGAACTTCGGCGGCAGGGCTCGCAGGTCATCGTCGCGTCCAAGGCCTTCGGGGTCGACGACCCGACCGAGGAGGAGTTGGTCGGCGCGGCCGCACAGGCCTGCGCGCTGCCCACCACGACGGCCTCGGCGATCACCAAGCTCTACGGCCTCAAGACGCGGACACGGACTGCCGCGCTCAACGCCTCGATCCTGCCGACGATGCTCACGACGGCGAACTCGACCGAGGCCGCGGTCCGTTCCGCCGGGATCAGCGTCCCGTTGATGATCATGCGCGGCGACGGCGGCGTGATGCGCATCGACGAGATGCGGCACAAGCCGATCCTCACGATGCTGTCGGGCCCGGCGGCGTCCGTCGTCGGGGCCCTGATGTACCTGAGGGCCTCGAATGGCATCTACTTCGAGGTCGGTGGCACATCGACCAATATCGGCGTGATCAAAGACGCTCGGCCCACCGTCGACTACTCCGTGATCGGAGGGCATCGCACCTACGTCAACTCCCTCGACGTGCGCGTCCTCGGCGTCGCCGGGGGGTCGATGGTCCGGGCATCCACGGGCGCGATCACCGACGTCGGGCCGCGGTCGGCGCACATCGCGGACCTGCCCTACGCAGCGTTCACGGACCCCGACCTGCTTCAGGGTGCGACGCTGTACAGGTTCCAACCGCGCCCGGGTGACCCGGACGACTACCTCGGGGTTCGCCTCGCGAACGGCGACTGCGTGACGATCACGACGACCTGCGCGGCGAATGCGGCCGGGGTGTTGAGCCCCGGCGACTTCTCGACGGGATCGCAGAAGTCGGCGCGCGCGGCGGTCGGGCTGCTCGCCGCGGAGCTGGGATTGACCATCGAGCAGACGGCGAAGCAGATCCTCGACCGCGCCTGCGCGAAGATCACGCCGGTCGTGGACGAGTTGATCGCGAAGTACAAGTTGGAGCGCGAGCAGGTGGTGCTGGTCGGGGCAGGCGGCGGCGCCGGCACCCTGCTCAGGCACACCGGTGAGACGACAGGGCTGCCCTACCAGATCCCTGACAACGCCGACGTCATCTCGTCGATCGGGGTGGCCCTGGCCATGGTCCGCGAGATGGTGCAACGCACGATGCCCAACCCGACGGCGGCCGAGATCGTCGAGCTCAAGAAGGAGGCCGCGAGCCTCGCTCTGAAGGCGGGCGCCGTCGAGGACACCATTGAGCTCTTCCTGGAGATCGACGACCAGACGCAGACGGTCACCTGCATCGCCGTCGGCTCGACGGAGGTGCGCACGACTGACCTCACCCGTCAGGCGACGTTCGACGAGGCGCGCCAGATGGCGGCGCAGTCGATCGGCCTTTCGGCCGCGGAGGTGAGCCTGCACGCAGACACCGGCCATTACTGGGTCTTCGGTGCGCAGAAGGAGGGGCGGCGACCGCTGCGCGTCGTGGACCGGCAGGCGTTCATCAAGGTGCAGCGCAGCAACGCATCATGTGTCCTCGCCGACACGCAGGACGCGGACGCGGCGCTGCGACGGGCGTGGAGCGAGTCGGGCAACTACTCCATGCAGATCGCCTTGCAGCCGGACGCGTTCGTGCTGCGCGGCGCCAAGTTGGTCGACTATTCCGGGCTGCCCGACGTGAGCCAGGTGGCCGACCTCATGGCGAGCGAGTTCGCGGATCCGAGCGATGAGCCGTTCGTCATCCTGACCGCCCGGAACGAACTGTGA